The Vitis vinifera cultivar Pinot Noir 40024 chromosome 18, ASM3070453v1 region GTACAGGGTAACATCTACAGTAGGGAGGAACTACAGAGTATGTTAATGGAGATGGTCCGAGACTTTGAGTCTCCTCAGCTGTTTTGTGGGGCCTCGATTTTTGACAACTCTCGGAGCATGAAGAGAGGTCGATGGGAAACGAAATTAATGGTGGACAGAAGTTCACGTATCCATGTGTATGGGACCAGCAGTTAGTGCAGTTAAGGAACTGAGGGGTAGCAGTTTGCTTTGAACAATCGAGTGTATGGCTTTGAAGGAGGGAGCTGACACAAGTTATGGGGCGGATCTGATTGATTGATAATCAAAGTTCCCATGATTTTCGGCTGTTTCCAGTATTTACTGGTGCACAAAATTGAAATTGTCAAAACACGAAAGCTGTAATAGAGAACCATCTTGATCGATCTGAGTCCGGAACTCAGTtgtaaaaattttgaatgaGCTTTTTAATGGAAGCTATGACTGTTgctgggatttttttttctttttcaaagatattattaaaaaaatagatgcttaaaaaatcaatacaaaAAAGTGGTAATTTCTGCAATAGTTTTGCATAactgatttttagaaaataaaagtacaaaatttattttattattcaacaaattgatAATCATTAAGATCgttgattttgttttccttccatttttttttttactttttttcgtggttaaccaaacaaaagaaaatgactatATTCCTTTCCtcgaatttttctttccttccaattttctttctctcgcattctccaggaaccaaacataaccttaatttcaataaatttcaaatttaatttacccattattaatgcaaaaaaaaattaaggttgaCTCAAAGAAATGATTAGTTCTCTGATCAGGAACCAATTAGTAACATATGAATGAGAAAAGGGGTGATAGGAATGAAAAAGGCAAGCAAAAAATGAAGCAAACATGCAACTTTGTTCTTATTGAGTAGTAGTCGCATTACATCTGCCAGGAATAGTATCATTTCCAAGCTCTCTTGATTAACCTTAGACTATAGTCTCATATCATATTACTTATTTTGCAGTCACGGTGATCTTCATCCCTTGAAGACAGTGCCCCTCGAAGGTACAGATGAAGGAGTTGGTACCTTTAACCAGAGTTATCTTATCATTTCCACTATTATGGACTTTTGAACCTGCAGGAGCCTTACACCTATTGTAGCCATTTATATCAACCTCAACCACATTGTGAACCTCTGGCAAGTAGTTAAACACTGCAACAAATGAATGCATTCATGCACAAGTTTATTTGGTCAGTTGAGCTCTCAAAATGACCTTCTTTTGGTTTCGATTTAGTTAATTAACGCCTTAAAAATGCAGTAGGCAAACGCATATATATGTAGAGTAATTAATCAAGCATACCTAGGACATCACCAGCCTTGAAGGTCTTTCCATTAGGCCAGTTAACCACGTCATAGATCCAGCCATCCGCATCTCCGACTGTATACGTTGCCGCATGAACCGGGGCAGAGTGAACTAGTAAGCAAAGTAGTGCAACCATGATGAGCATGGCTTTACCAACACTGCCTCTTCCCTGAGACATCTTAAAAGGTTACTAATATAGCAGAGGAATGGAGTCGCAAGGATGAAAAACCATCTAAGGATGCATGCTACACATGCCTTTTTATAGAGAGAGGGTAACACGATTGGCATATGTTAAGATGATAAAGACgagatttctttttctcaaattaaggaataatacagtaatttgataattttgcctttaccctttttcttttcttttcccttttcttctttctttttccatttttatttttattttttctttttttattttattctctaaTTAAGTGttccattttttccatttttttcttttttgagttgTGTTGTGCTTTAattgtttgtttaaaaaaattaaatattgtgTGTTTGAGAAGGTAATTATTGGTAgcattttttcttataattaattaaaataatataattaaggTAACAATGATTAGTCCTCTCGAACACACATGTGTCTAAGAGAGATGTAGCTCTTATACCCCTTCAAACGATATCAGCAATGACTATTACTCAAATGGAGGAATAGGAGAGAAATTTATGTGGCTCCTTTTTCccactcattttttattttttccattttaatttgtttaagtATTATTcactattagtttttttttccaaaagagaaagaaagcgGCAATGTGATTTTCACATGCTTAAAATAATATTGACAATAACTAGATCACAAATTAGAAGTATATTTAAATAGGAGAGTATCATGGTTTCCATACATTTAAAAGAACATAGATAAACATGGCCATTCACATATCAACATATAGCATGTAGCCAAAGAATAGCTAGAGTAACATGTTTATTATTCACAAATTAATGTGTGTTTGAAAATGAATCCTACGAGTTTGGTCGTGTAATTAAAAACCagcttttgaattttaaaaatagaaattatttttaaaaatttataacattatttagtcattatttttttcagttttttaaaacaaggtGAAATAGAGAATCGTATCATTTTTAGTAAAtaagtaaaagttattttcaccgatttttaaaaacaaaagaaaaatataaagaaattaaaattttcaaaaaaaaaacccattaaaagcaaataaaattgaatatgacATCATTCTTCTTCTCTATCCATGATCCAATTtaccaaaatcttcaaatatgatatttcattcaattatacgcgtttttttttcctttaacttttctaaaacttttcattaaacaaataaattgcacttgatacataaatttattaatttttaaaataatttgaaatttaaaaactgATTTAATTTGTATTATAAAGTTAtagaatttaataatattagaaagtcataaaccaaaattcattttgaatgacttgactattttcttctttacatataattatatttttgcaaatttttttcACTATGCAAATTAAACTTTAAATCAAATAAGACTTAATACATTATATCCATCAACGagtctagtaattttttaaaataactagaaattcaaataatgatctaataaatatcaaaattttatggaaaaaaattgaTCTAAAATGAATCTATTGTTTCACTTCTACATAGGaccatatttttctaatttttttcactaaacaaataaattttaaatcaagtaAGACTTAATGCATTAGATTTATTAAGAAGTCTAGtcatttttacaaataatttgaaactcaaataataaccaattaatacaaaaaaaaattatggataaaaattggtccacaatgactttattatttcttttttgtacataattatctttttataaatttttttttattaaaaaaatttcaaattaaacaactttGCATTGAAGTTATTAATGagtttcataatttaaaaaaaaaatgaaactcaaaaaatagatCAAACCACCAATAAAATAATGgaccaaaatagaaaaattatgagtcatgattttgttgtttttcctatacatgaaactatattttttttataaaaaaaaattcactaagtaaataaattctaaattaaatgagacaattattaattttgttgtAGAATAAAGTGGAAAGGGAAGAAATCAAGGAATGAGAAGTTTTCACCTTTCTTAAGGGAGTTATAAAGAGATTTACAtaaatatggatgatcatccacaaattCTCATAATCCgataaattatcatattttataacactccaTAACCTTATGAGTATTCAAACTATAACAATTGCGATGAAGAGTCACTCACTTTGGACCATCATaagaatatgtctcattaaaaccttactaagacaaacttagtaagaaaaactttagtgaaggaaaaaaattataatattctttaaatGTTTTGATTATTTAGAACTACCTTATTAAAAACTTTGCGAGTAAAAACCCAGTGGGACAAATTAAACctatacaaaagaaaaaagagagtagTATATCCATATCAGTATTCTCCTCCTCATTAGATATGAGTATGCTTTCTTTACCACTTTAATGAGTAGATTTCTCAATCTTTGCATTTTGAtgttatgtattaattttttcaatgtaATCAAAAAGATAATGCTTTTGTGAATAGTTTTGTTAAATTATCATATAACCAAATTTATTGAACATCAATTTCACATTTCTCTTAGAGCTCATGAGTATAGATGAATTTGGGAGAGATATGTTAAGTTTTGTCACCTTTTATAAATCCTCATTTAATTTGTGTAACACAAGCAATATTATCTTCATATAACTGGGTAGCATTATCTTGATGAAGGGTATTCCACATAAATATCACAACTTACTTCATGAActgaaattttttcttaatgattTGAAGAGATGGCTACcatttttgtttggttgatcTCCTTGATATTGTCATACTACCATAGGTAAATACATACATTTGATATCAAGCTTTGTAAAGTTCTAAAAGATAGTCAGCATCAACATATCCAAGtaactaaaatattttgatcctttcaaataaaatagacACATGTCAGTCGTTCCACGAAGATATCGTAGTACATGTTTGATTTCATTCCAATGGATGTGATTTATCCATATGAAAGTGCATCAAGAATTTCTCTATATATGTTGACTAATGGACTAACAAATCATTTAGAAAGTGTTTGATCTATAGGccaagacaaaattttgttttttcaaatatatcatttcaaattcAACTTTTAGATAGTCAACAATTATTGTGAGCTCTTcaagagttccaacaagattcaAATCGTCTGCATATACTAGAATAATTGCAAATCCAATTGTTGGTTTCTTAATGAATATGCATGGGTAAATAAGATTATACACATATCATTCCCTCAATAAATATTCACTGAGGTAATACTCACCAAATTGCATCAATAAGTCTAACTTGTCTGTATTGCAATTTCCATTTTGGCCACTTATTTCTTTGTCGATATTTTTGTCAAGGCTCATCTAAAAAATACGATGGATGCATTTTTAAATATGACATTATTTTGATATCATCTTCCCCATGTCATGTAGATAACTAATAGGGATCTCTTTAGGTATATATGCCTCTTTAGGGGCTATTCCTTCTATTTGTACCTCTTCAAGGACTACTTATTCATTATATGACTCTTCAAGAgccatttattatatttgtgcCTTTTTAAGGGCTACTTGTCCAATATATATCTCTTCAAAGGCTATTTGTTTCATTTATGCCTCTTCAAGCAATATTTGAGactaattaatcattttatggCCTCTTTGATAATACCAAGTTTTCATgtgttttccttatattttccaCTTCTTGGAGAATTATATCCTTTAACAACAAGTCTACCTTACTTCAGGCatactttaaattaatttgttgtTATCATAGTTGCATGTCCTTCCATGACATAAATTTATCACACTTTCGGtgtgttttagatttatttctTGTAGCACTAGTTATTTGTCAATTGGTTAATTatccttcaaaaataaaaaaattaaaataaaattaaaataaata contains the following coding sequences:
- the LOC100248899 gene encoding basic blue protein; translated protein: MSQGRGSVGKAMLIMVALLCLLVHSAPVHAATYTVGDADGWIYDVVNWPNGKTFKAGDVLVFNYLPEVHNVVEVDINGYNRCKAPAGSKVHNSGNDKITLVKGTNSFICTFEGHCLQGMKITVTAK